The proteins below come from a single Acidovorax sp. NCPPB 4044 genomic window:
- the gatA gene encoding Asp-tRNA(Asn)/Glu-tRNA(Gln) amidotransferase subunit GatA, translated as MTEPSSLHTLGVAELASALRGKQVSAVEAARHFLSRIRQHTDLGAFVSVNEDATLAQARAQDAAIAAGTAGPLAGVPIAHKDIFVTRDFPSTAGSKILAGYQSPFDATVVSRLADAGAVTLGKLNCDEFAMGSANENSAVPPLEAGAPAPVRNPWATDHVPGGSSGGSAVAVAARLAPAATGTDTGGSIRQPSSFCGITGIKPTYGRASRYGMIAFASSLDQAGPMARSAEDCALLLSSICGPDPDRDSTSLDVPAEDFSARLNDGLEGLRIGIPAEFFGEGLADDVRAAVEGALKEYEKLGATLVPIHLPRTELSIPVYYIIAPAEASSNLSRFDGVKFGHRAKDYTDLLDMYKKTRAEGFGDEVKRRIMIGTYVLSHGYYDAYYLQAQKIRRMIADDFQQAFRQCDVIAGPVAPTVAWKLGEHGNDPLADYLADIFTLPASLAGLPGMSVPAGFGAGGLPVGLQLIGNYFQESRLLNAAHRLQQATDFHLRAPGGI; from the coding sequence ATGACCGAACCTTCTTCCCTGCACACCCTGGGCGTGGCGGAACTGGCCTCCGCGCTGCGCGGCAAGCAAGTCTCCGCCGTCGAGGCCGCCCGCCACTTCCTCTCCCGCATCCGGCAGCACACCGACCTGGGCGCCTTCGTGAGCGTCAATGAAGACGCCACTCTGGCCCAGGCCCGCGCACAGGATGCCGCCATCGCAGCCGGCACGGCCGGCCCGCTGGCCGGCGTGCCGATCGCCCACAAGGACATCTTCGTCACGCGCGACTTCCCCAGCACGGCAGGCTCGAAGATACTGGCCGGCTACCAATCGCCCTTCGACGCCACCGTCGTCTCGCGGCTGGCCGATGCCGGGGCCGTGACGCTCGGCAAGCTCAACTGCGACGAGTTCGCCATGGGCTCGGCCAACGAGAATTCGGCCGTTCCGCCGCTGGAAGCCGGCGCACCGGCCCCAGTGCGCAACCCCTGGGCCACGGACCACGTGCCGGGCGGCTCCTCGGGTGGCAGCGCCGTGGCCGTGGCTGCGCGCCTGGCCCCCGCGGCGACGGGCACCGACACGGGGGGCTCGATCCGCCAGCCCTCGTCGTTCTGCGGCATCACGGGCATCAAGCCCACGTATGGCCGCGCCAGCCGCTACGGCATGATCGCCTTCGCTTCCAGCCTCGACCAGGCCGGCCCGATGGCCCGCTCGGCCGAGGATTGCGCGCTGCTGCTGTCCTCGATCTGCGGACCCGATCCCGACCGCGACTCGACCAGCCTCGACGTGCCCGCCGAAGACTTCTCGGCCCGGCTGAACGATGGCCTGGAAGGCCTGCGCATCGGCATCCCTGCCGAGTTCTTCGGCGAAGGCCTGGCCGACGATGTGCGCGCCGCCGTGGAGGGCGCGCTGAAGGAGTACGAGAAGCTCGGAGCGACGCTGGTGCCGATCCACCTGCCGCGCACCGAACTGTCCATCCCCGTGTACTACATCATCGCGCCGGCCGAGGCCTCCTCCAACCTCAGCCGTTTCGACGGCGTGAAGTTCGGCCACCGCGCGAAGGACTACACCGACCTGCTGGACATGTACAAGAAGACGCGCGCCGAAGGCTTCGGCGACGAGGTCAAGCGCCGCATCATGATCGGCACCTACGTGCTCTCCCACGGCTACTACGACGCGTACTACCTGCAGGCGCAGAAGATCCGCCGCATGATCGCCGACGACTTCCAGCAGGCCTTCAGACAGTGCGACGTGATCGCCGGCCCCGTGGCCCCCACCGTGGCCTGGAAGCTCGGAGAGCACGGCAACGATCCGCTGGCCGACTACCTGGCCGACATCTTCACGCTGCCCGCCTCGCTGGCCGGCCTGCCCGGCATGAGCGTGCCGGCCGGCTTCGGTGCGGGCGGGCTGCCCGTGGGCCTGCAGCTCATCGGCAACTACTTCCAGGAAAGCCGGCTGCTGAATGCCGCGCACCGCCTGCAGCAGGCGACCGATTTCCACCTCCGTGCGCCGGGGGGCATCTGA
- the gatB gene encoding Asp-tRNA(Asn)/Glu-tRNA(Gln) amidotransferase subunit GatB: protein MTAKLIQGYEVVIGFETHTQLATHSKIFSRASTAFGAEPNTQACAVDLALPGTLPVMNREAVACAIRLGLALGSTVAPESIFARKNYFYPDLPKGYQISQFEIPVVQGGEVSFYLGEEKKTVRLVRAHLEEDAGKSLHEDFIGQSGIDLNRAGTPLLEIVTEPDIRSSDEAVAYARELHKIVTWIGICDGNMQEGSFRCDANVSVRKPGQPLGTRREIKNLNSFKFMQQAIDYEIRWQIEQIEDGHAIQQATVLFNPDTGETRAMRTKEDAADYRYFPDPDLPPLRISEQWIEQERRHMPELPRAMAARFVADYGLPEYDATTLTQSKAMAAYFEEAAGACGQPKLASNWIMGEVSRRLNAGEIAIDAVPVSAAQLASLIRRIADGTVSNNAARQVFEALWSGEGSDVDALIESKGLKQMNDSGALEKIIDEVIAANPDNVAQFKAGKDKAFNALVGQAMKASRGKANPQQVNDLLRARLTAS, encoded by the coding sequence ATGACCGCGAAATTGATCCAGGGCTACGAGGTCGTCATCGGCTTCGAGACGCACACCCAGCTCGCCACGCACAGCAAGATCTTCAGCCGTGCCTCCACCGCCTTCGGCGCCGAGCCCAACACGCAGGCCTGCGCGGTGGACCTCGCGCTGCCGGGCACCCTGCCCGTGATGAACCGAGAGGCGGTCGCCTGCGCCATCCGCCTGGGGCTGGCCCTGGGCTCCACCGTTGCGCCGGAGAGCATCTTCGCGCGCAAGAACTACTTCTATCCCGACCTGCCCAAGGGCTACCAGATCAGCCAGTTCGAGATCCCCGTGGTGCAGGGCGGCGAGGTGTCTTTCTATCTGGGCGAAGAGAAGAAGACCGTGCGCCTGGTGCGGGCCCACCTGGAGGAAGACGCGGGCAAATCGCTGCATGAAGACTTCATCGGCCAGTCCGGCATCGACCTCAACCGCGCGGGCACGCCGCTGCTGGAGATCGTGACCGAGCCCGACATCCGCTCCAGCGACGAGGCCGTGGCCTATGCCCGGGAACTGCACAAGATCGTCACCTGGATCGGCATCTGCGACGGCAACATGCAGGAAGGCTCGTTCCGCTGCGATGCCAACGTTTCCGTGCGCAAGCCGGGCCAGCCGCTGGGCACGCGCCGCGAGATCAAGAACCTGAACAGCTTCAAGTTCATGCAGCAGGCGATCGACTACGAGATCCGCTGGCAGATCGAGCAGATCGAGGACGGCCACGCGATCCAGCAGGCCACCGTGCTCTTCAACCCCGACACGGGCGAGACACGCGCCATGCGCACCAAGGAAGACGCGGCCGATTACCGCTACTTCCCCGATCCGGACCTGCCACCGCTACGGATTTCAGAGCAATGGATCGAGCAGGAACGCCGGCACATGCCCGAATTGCCTCGCGCCATGGCGGCACGCTTCGTCGCTGACTACGGCCTGCCCGAGTACGACGCCACCACGCTCACGCAGAGCAAGGCAATGGCCGCCTACTTCGAAGAAGCCGCCGGCGCCTGCGGGCAGCCGAAGCTGGCCAGCAACTGGATCATGGGCGAGGTCTCGCGGCGCCTGAATGCCGGCGAGATCGCCATCGACGCGGTTCCGGTCAGCGCGGCCCAGCTGGCCTCGCTGATCCGGCGCATCGCGGACGGCACGGTGTCCAACAACGCGGCCCGCCAGGTCTTCGAGGCGCTCTGGAGCGGCGAAGGCTCCGATGTCGATGCCCTCATCGAATCCAAGGGCCTCAAGCAGATGAACGACTCCGGCGCGCTGGAAAAGATCATCGACGAGGTGATCGCCGCCAACCCCGACAACGTCGCCCAGTTCAAGGCCGGCAAGGACAAGGCGTTCAATGCGCTCGTGGGCCAGGCCATGAAGGCCAGCCGTGGCAAGGCGAACCCGCAGCAAGTGAACGATCTGCTGCGCGCGCGGCTCACGGCCTCCTGA
- a CDS encoding DUF4124 domain-containing protein, producing the protein MGGGAAVLTALCSTSAGAQPQPGAGGIYTCVDAKGRRLTADRPIAECSDREQRVLSPSGTERARVGPVLTDQERSALEAQRRKDAEERARIADERRRERVLVARYPDQAAHDAERAAAIAQVDDVTAVAEKRVAELRRQRKGLDAEMEFYRRDPAKAPMALRRQIAEQEDAVAEQQRFIAAQEQEKRRVHQRFDAELAVLRQLWAGQQRVPVPAAP; encoded by the coding sequence ATGGGCGGCGGAGCGGCGGTATTGACCGCTCTGTGCTCGACTTCCGCGGGCGCTCAGCCGCAGCCCGGCGCCGGTGGCATCTATACCTGCGTGGATGCCAAGGGCCGGCGCCTCACGGCCGACCGGCCGATCGCCGAATGCTCCGACCGGGAACAGCGCGTGCTGAGCCCGTCGGGTACCGAGCGCGCCCGGGTCGGCCCCGTGCTCACCGACCAGGAACGCTCCGCCCTGGAAGCCCAGCGCCGCAAGGACGCCGAGGAGCGCGCCCGCATTGCCGATGAGCGGCGCCGCGAGCGCGTGCTGGTCGCACGCTATCCGGACCAGGCCGCGCACGATGCCGAGCGCGCCGCGGCCATTGCGCAGGTCGACGACGTGACCGCCGTGGCCGAGAAGCGCGTGGCAGAGCTGCGCCGCCAGCGCAAGGGGCTCGATGCCGAGATGGAGTTCTACCGCCGCGATCCGGCCAAGGCGCCCATGGCGCTGCGCCGCCAGATCGCCGAACAGGAGGATGCGGTGGCCGAGCAGCAGCGTTTCATCGCCGCGCAGGAACAGGAAAAGCGCCGGGTGCACCAGCGCTTCGATGCGGAACTGGCCGTGCTGCGCCAGCTCTGGGCCGGGCAGCAGCGCGTGCCGGTGCCGGCCGCGCCCTGA
- the pyrE gene encoding orotate phosphoribosyltransferase, with amino-acid sequence MVADGTRQQQAGAVVEGEGGSPDHLAQEFVHFAVEAGVLRFGEFKTKAGRMSPYFFNAGLFDDGAKMGRLAGFYAKALLASGIEFDMVFGPAYKGIPLAATVAVELARHGRNVPFAYNRKEAKDHGEGGTLVGAPLQGRVLIVDDVMSAGTAARESIALIRAAGAVPHAMAIALDRQEKATDGGRDVDHSAVQYVREQLGMQVCTIAKLADLLQYLQERGGSEMASHHERVLAYRQRYGV; translated from the coding sequence ATGGTGGCAGACGGCACGCGGCAGCAGCAGGCGGGGGCGGTGGTGGAGGGTGAAGGCGGTTCGCCGGACCACCTTGCGCAGGAATTCGTGCACTTCGCCGTGGAGGCAGGGGTGCTGCGCTTCGGCGAATTCAAGACCAAGGCGGGCCGGATGAGCCCCTACTTCTTCAATGCGGGGCTCTTCGACGACGGCGCCAAGATGGGCCGGCTCGCGGGATTCTATGCAAAAGCCCTGCTGGCGAGCGGGATCGAGTTCGACATGGTCTTCGGCCCGGCCTACAAGGGCATTCCCCTGGCCGCCACCGTGGCGGTGGAGCTGGCGCGCCACGGGCGCAACGTGCCCTTTGCCTACAACCGCAAGGAAGCCAAGGACCACGGGGAAGGCGGCACGCTGGTGGGTGCGCCTCTGCAGGGCCGGGTGCTCATCGTGGACGACGTGATGTCCGCAGGGACCGCCGCGCGCGAATCCATTGCGCTCATCCGTGCTGCCGGTGCGGTGCCGCATGCCATGGCCATCGCCCTCGACCGCCAGGAGAAGGCGACGGACGGCGGCCGCGATGTCGACCACAGTGCGGTCCAGTACGTGCGCGAGCAACTGGGCATGCAGGTCTGCACCATCGCCAAGCTGGCAGATTTATTGCAGTATCTTCAGGAGCGTGGAGGCTCCGAGATGGCGTCCCACCACGAACGCGTGCTGGCCTACCGCCAGCGCTACGGCGTCTGA
- a CDS encoding exodeoxyribonuclease III, which translates to MDVSLFKLTSLNLNGIRSATSKGVEAWIAETRPDCICVQEIKAQSADMEGRFETLAGLKGHFHYATKKGYSGVGIYTRHEPSDVRVGYGSTEFDAEGRYVEARFDTPARKLSVVSAYFPSGSSGPERQLAKFRFLAEFHVHLMRLKEEREFILCGDVNIAHQQIDLKNWRSNQKNSGFLPEEREWMTKLLHKTDLGGGLVDVYRLLRPDTTEAAYTWWSNRGQAYANNVGWRLDYHLATPAIAALARNEHIYKDVKFSDHAPITVDYELGW; encoded by the coding sequence ATGGATGTTTCCCTTTTCAAATTGACCAGCCTGAACCTCAACGGCATCCGTTCCGCCACTTCGAAAGGGGTGGAAGCCTGGATCGCCGAAACGCGGCCGGATTGTATTTGCGTGCAGGAAATCAAGGCCCAGTCGGCCGATATGGAAGGCCGCTTCGAGACCCTGGCGGGACTGAAGGGGCACTTCCATTACGCGACCAAGAAAGGCTATTCGGGCGTGGGCATCTACACGCGCCACGAACCCAGCGACGTGCGCGTGGGCTACGGATCGACCGAGTTCGACGCCGAAGGCCGCTACGTGGAGGCCCGCTTCGACACCCCTGCGCGCAAGCTTTCGGTGGTCAGCGCCTATTTCCCGAGCGGCTCGTCCGGGCCGGAGCGCCAGCTGGCCAAGTTCCGCTTCCTGGCCGAGTTCCACGTGCACCTCATGCGCCTGAAGGAAGAGCGCGAATTCATCCTGTGCGGCGACGTGAACATTGCTCACCAGCAGATCGACCTCAAGAACTGGCGCAGCAACCAGAAGAACAGCGGCTTCCTGCCCGAAGAGCGCGAGTGGATGACAAAGTTGTTGCACAAGACCGACCTCGGCGGCGGGCTGGTGGACGTCTACCGACTCCTGCGGCCGGACACCACCGAAGCTGCCTACACGTGGTGGAGCAACCGCGGGCAGGCCTATGCGAACAACGTGGGCTGGCGGCTCGACTACCACCTGGCCACCCCGGCCATCGCCGCGCTGGCGCGCAACGAGCACATCTACAAGGACGTGAAGTTCTCCGACCACGCACCGATCACGGTGGACTACGAACTCGGTTGGTGA
- a CDS encoding flavin reductase family protein, whose product MAPAAGHPAETHIAPVPLEKAYRLLNHGPTVLVSARHGGTDNVMAAAWACALDFAPPKLTVVLDKATRTRELVEGAGTFVIQVPTAALLELTHRVGHRSQRDEPGKLAEAGVRLFGMPGHDLPFVAGCSAWLACRVVPEPHNQQAYDLFIGEVVGAWADDRVFRDGHWHFESADPGWRSLHYVAGGRFYATGDALDA is encoded by the coding sequence CTGGCGCCCGCAGCGGGCCACCCGGCGGAAACACACATCGCACCGGTCCCGCTGGAGAAGGCCTACCGCCTGCTCAACCACGGGCCTACGGTGCTGGTGTCGGCGCGCCACGGCGGCACCGACAACGTGATGGCCGCTGCCTGGGCGTGTGCGCTGGATTTCGCTCCGCCCAAGCTCACGGTGGTGCTGGACAAGGCCACCCGCACCCGCGAACTCGTCGAGGGCGCAGGCACCTTCGTGATCCAGGTGCCCACGGCGGCGCTGCTCGAACTCACGCACCGCGTGGGCCACCGCAGCCAGCGCGACGAGCCCGGCAAGCTGGCCGAGGCCGGCGTCCGGCTCTTCGGCATGCCCGGCCACGACCTGCCTTTCGTGGCCGGATGCTCCGCCTGGCTGGCCTGCCGCGTCGTGCCGGAGCCGCACAACCAGCAGGCCTACGACCTTTTCATCGGCGAAGTGGTCGGTGCCTGGGCCGACGACCGCGTGTTCCGCGATGGCCACTGGCATTTCGAGTCCGCCGACCCGGGCTGGCGCAGCCTGCACTACGTCGCGGGCGGGCGCTTCTACGCGACGGGAGACGCGCTCGACGCCTGA
- a CDS encoding GAF domain-containing protein encodes MERFDTTSSSQPQGRALRLGRMFLDYDPDDLDVTISELLVATSDSADPDLPPAVPAVLKLLRNRLGMDVAFVSQIADGRRTIKAVDSAPDFAPLQEGTSDPVEETWCQRVVEGRLPERMENAAAYVASGKAPKPEFPIGTHLSTPVRLPEGTVYGTLCCFSRGVRADADIDRLRYTANLLASRLALRPEGSQPED; translated from the coding sequence ATGGAACGTTTCGACACCACCTCGTCCTCACAACCACAAGGCCGAGCCCTTAGACTGGGCCGCATGTTCCTGGACTATGACCCCGACGACCTCGACGTCACCATCTCGGAGTTGCTGGTTGCGACCAGCGACTCTGCCGACCCGGACCTTCCGCCCGCGGTGCCGGCGGTGCTGAAACTGCTGCGCAACCGCCTGGGCATGGATGTGGCCTTCGTTTCCCAGATCGCGGACGGCCGCCGCACCATCAAGGCCGTGGACAGCGCGCCGGACTTCGCGCCGCTGCAGGAAGGCACGTCCGACCCGGTCGAGGAAACCTGGTGCCAGCGGGTCGTCGAGGGCCGTTTGCCGGAGCGCATGGAGAATGCCGCAGCCTACGTGGCCTCCGGGAAGGCGCCGAAACCGGAATTCCCCATCGGCACGCACCTCAGCACGCCGGTGCGCCTACCGGAAGGCACGGTATACGGCACGCTGTGCTGCTTCAGTCGCGGCGTCCGTGCCGACGCCGACATCGACCGGCTGCGGTACACGGCGAACCTGCTCGCTTCCAGGCTCGCCCTGCGCCCGGAAGGCTCCCAGCCGGAGGATTGA
- a CDS encoding MBL fold metallo-hydrolase: MLHYHTLPVTAFQQNCSLVWCDATQAAAVIDPGGDLDRVLAEVERRGLRLEQIWLTHAHIDHAGGAGELAERLSLPITGPHPGDQFWIDGLAQQSAMFGFPPARPFTPARWLHDGDTVQIGEETLQVRHCPGHTPGHVVFHAPQIGRAFVGDVLFAGSIGRTDFPQGNHQQLIDSITQRLWPMGDATVFIPGHGPESSFARERQSNPYVGGT, encoded by the coding sequence ATGCTCCACTACCACACCCTCCCCGTCACCGCCTTCCAGCAGAACTGCTCGCTCGTCTGGTGCGACGCCACGCAGGCCGCCGCCGTGATCGACCCGGGCGGCGATCTCGACCGGGTGCTGGCCGAGGTGGAGCGGCGCGGCCTGCGGCTGGAGCAGATCTGGCTCACGCATGCGCACATCGACCACGCGGGCGGGGCGGGAGAGCTGGCCGAGCGGCTGTCGCTGCCGATCACCGGGCCGCACCCGGGCGACCAGTTCTGGATCGACGGGCTCGCGCAGCAGAGCGCGATGTTCGGCTTCCCGCCCGCGCGGCCCTTCACGCCCGCGCGCTGGCTGCACGACGGCGACACGGTGCAGATCGGCGAGGAGACGCTGCAGGTGCGCCACTGCCCCGGCCATACGCCGGGGCACGTGGTGTTCCACGCGCCGCAAATCGGGCGCGCTTTCGTGGGCGACGTGCTCTTCGCGGGCAGCATCGGCCGCACCGACTTCCCGCAGGGCAACCACCAGCAGCTCATCGACAGCATCACCCAGAGGCTCTGGCCCATGGGCGATGCGACGGTGTTCATCCCGGGCCACGGGCCCGAGAGCAGCTTCGCGCGCGAGCGGCAGAGCAATCCCTACGTCGGCGGCACCTGA
- a CDS encoding M48 family metallopeptidase — protein sequence MPNDHPTPSPAPVSHAPDSGTGCRFCAVLHSGPWNARRGFLLAAGAAAAGPVLAQVDVGSASSMRRLVPAEQLEAAADQQYDQMLAKAKAQRALAGDGHPQLQRLRTIGQRLIPFTPQWNDRAKQWKWEVNLIGSKQINAFCMPGGKIAFYTGILDQLKLSDDESAMIMGHEMAHALREHARARLAKTQATSMGLSLGAQLLGLGDLGNAAANLGTQLISLKFSRSDETEADLVGLELAARGGYNPESAVTLWRKMGEATGGQGGLAFLSTHPSGPERIRELEQNVPRVQGLYQAARRG from the coding sequence ATGCCGAACGACCATCCGACCCCCTCCCCGGCGCCCGTCTCCCATGCGCCCGATTCCGGCACCGGCTGCCGTTTCTGCGCGGTGCTGCACTCGGGCCCGTGGAACGCGCGTCGCGGCTTCCTCCTGGCGGCCGGCGCCGCGGCCGCGGGCCCCGTGCTGGCGCAGGTGGACGTGGGCTCCGCCTCGTCGATGCGCCGCCTCGTGCCGGCCGAGCAACTCGAAGCCGCGGCCGACCAGCAATACGACCAGATGCTCGCCAAGGCGAAGGCGCAGCGCGCGCTGGCAGGCGACGGGCACCCGCAGCTGCAGCGCCTGCGCACCATCGGCCAGCGCCTGATCCCGTTCACGCCGCAGTGGAACGACCGCGCGAAGCAATGGAAGTGGGAGGTGAACCTGATCGGCAGCAAGCAGATCAACGCCTTCTGCATGCCCGGCGGCAAGATCGCTTTCTATACCGGCATCCTCGACCAGCTCAAGCTGAGCGACGACGAGTCCGCCATGATCATGGGCCACGAGATGGCGCATGCGCTGCGCGAACACGCCCGCGCGCGCCTGGCCAAGACGCAGGCCACGAGCATGGGCCTGTCGCTCGGCGCGCAGCTGCTGGGCCTGGGTGACCTGGGCAACGCGGCCGCCAACCTCGGCACGCAGCTCATCTCGCTCAAGTTCAGCCGCAGCGACGAGACCGAGGCCGACCTCGTCGGGCTGGAGCTGGCCGCGCGCGGCGGCTACAACCCCGAATCCGCCGTGACCCTCTGGCGCAAGATGGGCGAGGCCACGGGCGGGCAGGGCGGCCTGGCCTTCCTCTCCACCCACCCGAGCGGCCCGGAGCGCATCCGCGAGCTGGAGCAGAACGTGCCGCGCGTGCAGGGGCTCTACCAGGCGGCCCGGCGCGGCTGA
- a CDS encoding DMT family transporter: protein MVLLAAVLWGTTGTAQSLAPSGLAPVWVGALRLLIASAFFAALLLWGGGARGMAALPWRWVALAGVCVAAYNLSFFAGVKSSGVALGTAIAIGSGPIWAGLLQTVAQRRWPAPVWWAGTLLGVAGGAAMALDGRTSVQAPPGGIALCLLAGLSYAAYALVNQRLAARAAPGAVNLAVFGTAALISVPAAFALAGPLAVSARTWGVVLYLGLVATGVAYLLFTHALRHISGATGVTLALAEPVTAFALAVAVVGETPSMMAVWGLAGVLGGLLIVVWAEIRAARSPRAP from the coding sequence ATGGTGCTGCTGGCGGCGGTGCTCTGGGGCACCACGGGCACGGCGCAGAGCCTGGCGCCTTCGGGGCTGGCGCCGGTGTGGGTGGGCGCGCTGCGGCTGCTGATCGCCAGCGCGTTCTTCGCGGCGCTGCTGCTGTGGGGCGGCGGCGCGCGCGGCATGGCGGCGCTGCCCTGGCGCTGGGTGGCACTGGCGGGGGTCTGCGTGGCCGCCTACAACCTGAGCTTCTTCGCCGGGGTGAAGTCGAGCGGTGTGGCGCTGGGCACGGCCATCGCGATCGGCAGCGGCCCCATCTGGGCCGGCCTGCTGCAGACGGTGGCTCAGCGGCGCTGGCCCGCGCCAGTCTGGTGGGCCGGCACGCTGCTGGGCGTGGCGGGCGGCGCGGCGATGGCGCTGGACGGTCGCACCAGCGTGCAGGCGCCGCCGGGCGGCATCGCGCTGTGCCTGCTGGCGGGGCTGTCGTACGCGGCCTATGCGCTCGTCAACCAGCGCCTGGCGGCGCGCGCGGCGCCGGGGGCCGTCAACCTGGCGGTGTTCGGTACGGCGGCGCTCATCTCCGTGCCTGCCGCCTTCGCGCTGGCGGGGCCGCTGGCGGTGTCGGCGCGCACCTGGGGCGTCGTGCTGTACCTGGGGCTGGTGGCCACGGGGGTGGCGTACCTGCTCTTCACCCACGCGCTGCGGCACATCAGCGGCGCCACCGGGGTCACGCTGGCACTGGCCGAGCCGGTCACCGCGTTCGCGCTCGCCGTGGCGGTGGTGGGCGAGACGCCGTCGATGATGGCGGTGTGGGGCCTGGCGGGCGTGCTGGGCGGGCTGCTGATCGTGGTGTGGGCGGAGATCCGCGCTGCGCGCTCCCCCCGTGCCCCCTGA
- a CDS encoding AraC family transcriptional regulator → MRSGPDLPLSCTLRRYSGEHAAHAHDHAQVLIGLQGRMELEVQGRAAFVDAACGIVIPAGAVHGYLALPGARFCVIDAAPQPGLDRLRRFAVPAEARRGLGLATAALESEGGALPGLPGVWTLPVGDGARVAAHFCALLGRAPRILARRALPLERLQQAVSAALHEPWPTARMAALCHMSPQRFHARWQELAGTTPQAWLRGLRLDAAAQRLARGQRLDDVALACGYATGSALASALRRERGTGARGLRRP, encoded by the coding sequence ATGCGCTCCGGCCCCGACCTTCCGCTTTCCTGCACCCTTCGCCGCTACAGCGGCGAGCACGCCGCGCACGCGCACGACCATGCGCAGGTGCTGATCGGCCTGCAGGGCCGCATGGAGCTGGAGGTGCAGGGGCGCGCCGCCTTCGTGGATGCCGCCTGCGGCATCGTGATACCGGCCGGGGCGGTGCACGGCTACCTGGCGCTGCCCGGCGCGCGCTTCTGCGTGATCGATGCCGCGCCGCAGCCGGGGCTGGACCGGCTGCGCCGCTTCGCCGTGCCGGCCGAGGCGCGGCGCGGCCTGGGGCTGGCCACGGCGGCGCTGGAATCCGAGGGCGGCGCCTTGCCCGGGCTGCCGGGCGTGTGGACCCTGCCCGTCGGCGACGGCGCCCGGGTGGCGGCCCATTTCTGCGCCCTGCTGGGCCGGGCGCCGCGCATCCTGGCGCGGCGCGCTCTGCCGCTGGAGCGCCTGCAGCAGGCCGTGTCGGCGGCGCTGCACGAGCCGTGGCCCACGGCGCGCATGGCGGCCCTGTGCCACATGAGCCCGCAGCGGTTCCATGCGCGCTGGCAGGAATTGGCGGGCACCACGCCGCAGGCCTGGTTGCGCGGCCTGCGCCTGGATGCCGCCGCGCAGCGCCTGGCGCGCGGGCAGCGGCTGGACGATGTGGCCCTGGCCTGCGGCTACGCCACGGGCAGCGCATTGGCGAGCGCGCTGCGCCGCGAGCGCGGCACCGGCGCACGGGGGCTGCGACGGCCGTGA